In one Carassius carassius chromosome 48, fCarCar2.1, whole genome shotgun sequence genomic region, the following are encoded:
- the LOC132131370 gene encoding protein FAM200A-like, with protein sequence MVRSFTAQERATAASLRVSWILAKKKRPFTDSETVKDCMLAVVDEVINDDKIKTSVVSALKNVPLSDTSNIRRVEILAADVYETLLGGLVKADTMSIAVDESTDKTDTAQLCIYVRFFDSKCFREELLCLLPLEGHTTGDIVFGKISAFFKDNGLDMTRVCMLVTDGAPSMTGKVNGLAARWSAVAPQLISLHCIVHQVVLCAKLSGTLKTIMDNVMATINFIRSTSSLQHRLFRMLLSEMSAEHHDLLLHNDVRWLSKGKALERFCGLREEIITFLRNSKQKKAETHLSRILDDNFMADACFLSDIFKHLNDLNLALQGRDKTVIDLVEQMRAFPVKLDLFATDLSTGRMLHFPTLRKCISSPAQITDVMTEFIARLKMNFAARLDGLVLPTEMAVFVRDPFTVAIEGDLSARAKQLVPSIDEGKFALELVDMRSSVTMAQELCTNGPTVFRTNVNVHQFPNVKKVAIVMLSMFGSTYTLCDRQPHRTQESTTDPHPHSAQTEEEAEHPAPNHLTPPPSGPLFVNKIHPLGNSPVPTRRVLHPATLVENAGRTVKKTPTTPSHGVFPQLDWFGGAPPPTMEEILKHLTEVSIRQQQIMEHLASRQGETKTGARRAPYGCRRTYSAA encoded by the exons ATGGTGCGGTCATTTACTGCCCAAGAGAGAGCTACCGCAGCATCCCTTCGTGTTTCCTGGattttggcaaaaaagaaaagGCCATTCACAGACTCTGAAACCGTGAAGGACTGTATGCTGGCTGTCGTGGATGAGGTGATAAATGACGATAAAATCAAAACGAGCGTGGTATCTGCTCTAAAAAACGTACCCCTGTCAGATACTTCCAACATTCGTAGGGTTGAAATTCTTGCTGCAGATGTGTATGAAACATTGTTAGGAGGCCTGGTGAAAGCTGATACTATGTCTATAGCAGTAGATGAGTCCACAGACAAAACTGATACTGCTCAGTTGTGCATATATGTCCGTTTTTTTGACAGCAAATGCTTCAGAGAGGAGCTGCTCTGCCTACTGCCTTTAGAAGGACACACAACGGGCGATATAGTCTTTGGGAAAAtttctgctttttttaaagacaatggtCTGGATATGACGCGTGTGTGCATGCTTGTGACAGATGGGGCTCCATCCATGACAGGGAAAGTGAATGGTTTGGCAGCACGTTGGTCCGCTGTTGCACCTCAGTTGATCTCGTTACACTGCATTGTGCATCAGGTGGTGTTGTGCGCAAAACTAAGCGGGACGCTCAAAACGATCATGGACAACGTGATggctacaattaattttattcgCTCCACATCAAGCCTCCAACACCGCTTGTTCCGCATGCTGCTGTCAGAAATGTCTGCTGAGCACCATGACCTGCTTTTGCATAATGACGTGAGGTGGCTGTCAAAAGGCAAAGCACTGGAGCGTTTCTGTGGTCTCAGAGAGGAGATCATAACTTTTCTCCGCAACAGCAAGCAAAAAAAGGCAGAAACACACTTGAGTCGCATACTGGACGACAACTTCATGGCAGATGCCTGCTTTCTGAGCGACATATTCAAACACCTGAATGATCTCAATTTGGCACTACAAGGCAGAGACAAAACTGTAATCGACCTTGTGGAACAGATGCGCGCATTCCCAGTTAAACTGGACCTTTTCGCAACAGATTTGAGCACAGGCCGAATGCTGCATTTTCCGACACTCCGCAAATGCATCTCATCCCCCGCTCAAATCACGGATGTGATGACAGAATTCATTGCGAGGTTGAAAATGAACTTTGCTGCTCGATTGGATGGACTTGTTCTGCCCACAGAGATGGCAGTTTTTGTCAGAGACCCGTTCACTGTTGCAATAGAAGGGGACTTATCCGCCAGAGCAAAGCAACTGGTTCCTTCCATTGACGAGGGGAAATTCGCACTCGAACTTGTTGACATGCGGTCATCTGTAACCATGGCACAGGAGCTTTGCACTAACGGGCCTACAGTTTTTCGGACTAATGTCAACGTACATCAGTTCCCTAACGTTAAGAAAGTAGCGATCGTCATGCTCAGTATGTTTGGATCAACTTACACAT tgtgtgaccgccagccccaccgcaCACAGGAGAGCACAACGGACCCACACCCCCACAGCGCACAGACcgaagaggaagccgagcaccctGCACCAAACCACCTCACGCCACCGCCTTCGGGCCCACTATttgtcaataaaatccaccctttggGGAACTCACCTGTACCTACTCGTCGTGTCCTTCACCCCGcaacactggtggagaatgcgggcaggaCAGTGAAGAAGACACCGACGACCCCTTCCCATGGGGTGTTTCCCCAGTTGGACTGGTTTG gtggcgctcctcccccgACGATGGAAGAAATCTTGAAgcacctcaccgaggtgagcatccgccagcaacaaatTATGGAGCACTTGGCCTCCCGTCAAGGGGAAACTAAAACGGGAGCTCGCCGCGCTCCGTATGGCTGCCGGCGCACATACTCCGCTGCCTGA